One window from the genome of Kiritimatiellia bacterium encodes:
- a CDS encoding phosphate ABC transporter substrate-binding protein, with product MRQLPLVKRAGRVLAGTAFLLFPVAGRARMTVNADLPLYQPVEGISGTIKSVGSDTLNNLMTLWAEGFRKMYPNVQIEIEGKGSSTAPPALIEGTATFGPMSRPMKEKEIDEFKQKYGYAPTALKTSIDMLAVYVNKDNPVEGLTFAQVDAIFSKDRKQGHPEDLSRWAQLGLKGEWATLPISLYGRNAASGTYGYFKEHVLGKGDYKDSVKEQPGSSAVVQGVASDRGGIGYSGIGYKTADVRAVPLALEEGDDFVPATPDHAYTGEYPLARFLLVYVNANPDAALDPLQREFIRYVFSRQGQEDVLKDGYYPVTATMAREALQSVGLD from the coding sequence ATGCGACAACTTCCGCTTGTAAAACGAGCCGGCCGGGTCCTCGCAGGCACGGCGTTCCTGCTCTTCCCGGTGGCGGGCCGGGCCCGGATGACGGTAAACGCGGACCTTCCCCTCTACCAGCCCGTGGAAGGTATTTCGGGGACCATCAAGAGCGTCGGCTCGGACACGCTGAACAACCTGATGACGCTTTGGGCGGAGGGCTTCCGGAAGATGTATCCCAACGTCCAGATCGAGATCGAGGGCAAGGGCTCGTCCACCGCGCCGCCGGCGCTGATCGAGGGCACGGCGACCTTCGGGCCGATGAGCCGGCCCATGAAGGAGAAAGAGATCGACGAATTCAAGCAGAAGTACGGCTACGCGCCCACGGCGCTGAAGACCAGCATCGACATGCTCGCCGTCTACGTGAACAAGGACAACCCGGTCGAGGGCCTGACCTTCGCCCAGGTGGACGCGATCTTCTCGAAGGACCGCAAGCAGGGGCACCCGGAAGACCTGTCCCGCTGGGCCCAGCTCGGCCTGAAGGGCGAATGGGCCACGCTTCCGATCAGCCTCTACGGCCGCAACGCCGCCTCGGGCACGTACGGCTATTTCAAGGAGCATGTCCTCGGCAAGGGCGACTACAAGGACTCGGTCAAGGAGCAGCCCGGCAGCTCCGCCGTCGTCCAGGGCGTGGCCTCCGATCGCGGCGGCATCGGCTACAGCGGCATCGGCTACAAGACCGCCGATGTCCGCGCCGTGCCCCTCGCGCTGGAAGAAGGAGACGACTTCGTCCCCGCGACGCCGGACCATGCCTACACGGGCGAGTATCCCCTCGCCCGGTTCCTGCTGGTCTACGTCAATGCCAATCCGGACGCCGCGCTCGATCCCCTGCAGCGCGAGTTCATCCGCTACGTCTTCAGCCGACAGGGCCAGGAGGACGTGCTCAAGGACGGCTACTACCCCGTTACCGCCACCATGGCCCGGGAGGCCCTGCAGTCGGTGGGACTGGATTGA